In a genomic window of Streptomyces sp. NBC_01142:
- a CDS encoding isoamylase early set domain-containing protein produces the protein MLERFRRKNDTQITFVLPSDQPCGNVSVVGDFNDWQPGAHPLVEREDGIRAVTLHLPSEQCYEFRYLAADNYWFDDEHADAHDGQNSILHT, from the coding sequence ATGCTGGAGCGATTCCGCCGCAAGAACGACACACAGATCACCTTCGTCCTCCCCTCGGACCAGCCCTGCGGCAATGTCAGCGTCGTCGGCGATTTCAACGACTGGCAGCCCGGCGCCCACCCCCTGGTGGAGCGAGAGGACGGGATCCGCGCCGTCACTCTCCATCTGCCGAGCGAGCAGTGCTACGAGTTCCGCTACCTCGCCGCCGACAACTACTGGTTCGACGACGAACACGCCGACGCCCACGACGGCCAGAACAGCATCCTGCACACGTGA
- a CDS encoding DUF6131 family protein codes for MIALGVILLIIGFLFGIGILWTIGIILLVIGAILWILGAMGHAVGGRRHYW; via the coding sequence GTGATCGCTCTGGGCGTCATTCTGCTCATCATCGGGTTCCTGTTCGGTATCGGCATCCTGTGGACCATCGGGATCATCCTGCTCGTGATCGGGGCAATCCTGTGGATCCTGGGGGCCATGGGGCATGCGGTCGGCGGCCGACGACACTACTGGTAG
- a CDS encoding gas vesicle protein, whose translation MAEQRRTRARPSAKTSGTRTSSARGPEQAARDACQRLEGLIGHSPEGVSAVRRTDDGWCVVVDVLEVARIPDTTSLLASYEVQLDQGGELLEYSRVRRYRRGAADE comes from the coding sequence ATGGCAGAACAACGGCGCACACGCGCCCGGCCCTCCGCAAAGACGTCGGGCACGCGAACCTCTTCCGCCCGGGGGCCGGAGCAGGCTGCCCGCGATGCCTGCCAGCGGCTGGAGGGACTGATCGGCCATTCACCAGAGGGTGTGTCGGCAGTACGGCGTACGGACGACGGATGGTGTGTCGTCGTTGACGTCCTTGAGGTGGCTCGAATTCCGGACACAACGAGCTTGCTCGCCTCCTACGAGGTGCAACTCGATCAGGGCGGCGAGCTCTTGGAGTACAGCAGGGTCCGCCGCTATCGAAGGGGCGCCGCCGACGAGTGA
- a CDS encoding gas vesicle structural protein GvpA: protein MPTTTYADEVSCPPRAGTLYDVLELILDRGMVIDVFVRVSLVGIEILKIDARIVVASVDTYLRFAEACNRLDLERDSGSTTVPELIGGGAAKSIGKRKVRKATEAVGDTVRKAVGGRDDDDADESDEEEEQEQERPRRRAPARSGARRRRAEA from the coding sequence ATGCCCACGACCACCTACGCCGACGAGGTCTCCTGCCCCCCGCGTGCCGGAACGTTGTACGACGTGCTGGAACTCATCCTCGACCGGGGCATGGTCATCGACGTGTTCGTCCGGGTCTCCCTGGTCGGCATCGAGATCCTCAAGATAGATGCGCGCATCGTCGTCGCCAGCGTGGACACCTATCTGCGGTTCGCGGAGGCGTGCAACCGGCTGGACCTGGAGCGTGACTCGGGCAGCACCACCGTTCCGGAGTTGATCGGCGGCGGTGCGGCCAAGTCCATCGGCAAGCGCAAGGTGAGGAAGGCCACGGAAGCCGTGGGTGACACCGTGCGCAAGGCGGTCGGAGGACGTGACGACGATGACGCCGACGAGTCCGACGAGGAGGAAGAGCAGGAGCAGGAGCGGCCGCGTCGGCGCGCCCCTGCACGCAGCGGGGCCCGACGCCGACGCGCGGAGGCATGA
- a CDS encoding GvpL/GvpF family gas vesicle protein, with product MTNNGVYVYAIIRSGRPLPNDTSGVGSPPAPLRMIRQGPVTAVVSDAPPQLRARRRDLLAHQDLLMHLAEGGPLLPMRFGMVAQDEESVRKQLTVARTRHIAALEYLDGGVEVNIKALPAQNGLAALVAEDQNIRRLREEVRRHPSYDASLRLGEAVSAALSRRAAEAGQRVVRELTPMARAVAGGPEVHGCALNVSFLVNRSDSDDFRTRAQRFADAHRERVELRMAGPLPCYSFVAADGPLVSAGA from the coding sequence GTGACGAACAACGGTGTGTACGTCTACGCGATCATCCGGAGCGGGAGACCACTGCCGAATGACACTTCCGGCGTGGGCAGCCCGCCTGCTCCCTTGAGGATGATCCGGCAGGGACCCGTCACTGCCGTTGTCAGCGACGCGCCCCCACAGCTGCGTGCGCGGCGCCGAGACCTGCTCGCACACCAGGATCTCTTGATGCACCTGGCCGAAGGCGGACCGCTGCTCCCCATGCGCTTCGGAATGGTGGCACAGGACGAGGAGAGCGTGCGCAAGCAACTGACCGTCGCCAGGACACGTCACATCGCGGCCTTGGAGTACCTCGACGGTGGGGTCGAAGTGAACATCAAGGCCCTCCCGGCCCAGAATGGGCTGGCCGCCCTCGTCGCGGAGGACCAGAACATCCGGCGGCTCCGCGAGGAAGTACGTCGCCATCCCAGTTACGACGCCAGTCTCCGACTGGGTGAAGCCGTGTCTGCCGCTCTCTCCCGCAGGGCGGCCGAGGCCGGCCAGCGCGTGGTGCGCGAACTCACGCCCATGGCCCGCGCGGTGGCCGGGGGACCGGAGGTCCACGGATGCGCTCTCAACGTGTCGTTCCTCGTCAACCGGAGCGACAGCGACGACTTCAGAACGAGGGCGCAGCGGTTTGCTGACGCGCACCGTGAACGAGTCGAGCTCCGCATGGCCGGCCCGCTGCCCTGCTACAGCTTCGTCGCCGCCGACGGCCCTCTCGTATCGGCCGGAGCCTGA
- a CDS encoding gas vesicle protein GvpG, with amino-acid sequence MGLITGLLTLPLAPVRGVIWVAEKVHDAAERELHDPAVIRAQLAALNQELEDGSISLEEFEREEERLLDRLHDAYCAPRERR; translated from the coding sequence ATGGGACTCATCACGGGACTGCTGACACTCCCTCTCGCGCCGGTTCGCGGAGTGATCTGGGTGGCCGAGAAAGTCCATGATGCCGCCGAGCGTGAACTGCATGACCCCGCCGTAATCCGCGCCCAACTGGCTGCGCTGAACCAGGAGCTCGAAGACGGAAGCATCAGTCTGGAGGAGTTCGAACGGGAAGAGGAACGGCTGCTCGACCGACTCCATGATGCGTACTGCGCACCGAGAGAACGAAGGTGA
- a CDS encoding histone protein, producing MDDQTKVALAVSVVGGYVLGRTKKGRLAITVATYLAGRRFGLEPRQLAAEGMRRLGEIPQFADLQEQLKGEVLDAGRKALTATANRGMSSLADAISDRTARLGEGLGEEEEEEEGEYEDEYEEAPEEEEEEEEEEEEPEEEGEYEDEEGAEGEEEEEEEPEEEEEEEEEEEEEEPEEEEEPEEVSPRRRRSPRESARKKPEPARAQPSRGRSTRAAGRKQAPAKKAAAKKSAPTKTAAKKTAAKKTAEKRAPAKKSAAKKATPSKRAAKKTAPAKKSAAKKTAPSKRAAKKTAPAKKSAAKKTTPSKRAAKKTAKRADRRR from the coding sequence ATGGATGATCAAACCAAGGTGGCCCTCGCCGTCTCAGTCGTGGGCGGCTACGTGCTGGGCCGTACGAAGAAGGGCCGACTGGCCATCACCGTGGCGACGTATCTCGCAGGAAGGCGATTCGGCCTCGAACCGCGTCAGCTTGCCGCTGAAGGAATGCGCAGGCTGGGTGAGATCCCACAATTCGCCGACCTGCAGGAGCAATTGAAGGGCGAGGTCCTCGACGCCGGCCGTAAGGCGCTGACGGCTACAGCGAACCGAGGGATGAGTTCGTTGGCCGACGCGATCAGTGATCGCACAGCCCGCCTCGGCGAGGGCCTGGGCGAGGAGGAGGAAGAGGAAGAGGGCGAATACGAGGACGAGTACGAGGAGGCGCCGGAAGAGGAAGAGGAGGAAGAGGAAGAGGAGGAAGAGCCGGAGGAAGAGGGCGAGTACGAAGACGAGGAGGGCGCCGAGGGCGAGGAAGAGGAGGAGGAAGAGCCGGAGGAGGAGGAAGAGGAGGAAGAAGAAGAGGAGGAGGAAGAGCCGGAGGAAGAGGAAGAGCCGGAGGAGGTAAGCCCGCGACGGCGCCGAAGCCCTCGGGAATCGGCACGAAAGAAGCCCGAACCCGCAAGGGCCCAGCCGTCGCGAGGACGCTCCACGAGGGCCGCGGGCAGGAAACAGGCCCCTGCCAAGAAGGCGGCAGCGAAGAAGAGCGCGCCGACGAAGACCGCTGCGAAAAAGACAGCAGCGAAGAAAACCGCAGAGAAGAGGGCTCCGGCCAAGAAGTCCGCGGCCAAGAAGGCCACGCCCTCGAAGCGCGCGGCCAAGAAGACGGCTCCGGCCAAGAAGTCCGCGGCCAAGAAGACCGCGCCCTCGAAGCGCGCGGCCAAGAAGACGGCTCCGGCCAAGAAGTCCGCGGCCAAGAAGACGACGCCCTCGAAGCGCGCGGCCAAGAAGACAGCCAAGCGCGCCGATCGCCGGAGGTAG
- a CDS encoding SRPBCC family protein encodes MARTQKDEPEAEESGVDRLREELSNFLSAQVEHLAEKAGDKLTDVTGRLTDAAESGGALPMIGSVLKGDSPLKAFVTQKAKGVKDSVVDKAKEAFGGGKGKGKGGGGKSMNIIEVLDVGVPLRTAYDFWTQYDQFSSFTKGVRSVSMSDEMASDWKVKVGPSSRSFKATVQEQIPDDRIVWTSEGSKGSTRGAVSFHELGPTLTRIVLVVEYYPSGFFEKTGNLWRAQGRRMRLDFKHFQRYVTLTDNEPEGWRGEIRDGEVVVSHEEAMEEEEAAEDETEDAQDDNGYEDNEEEGEEEEGEEDEEEEDEDGEWEDEEEPADEERED; translated from the coding sequence ATGGCCAGGACGCAAAAAGACGAACCCGAGGCGGAGGAGTCGGGTGTTGACCGTCTCCGTGAGGAGCTGTCGAACTTTCTCTCCGCACAGGTGGAGCACCTCGCGGAGAAGGCGGGCGACAAGCTCACCGACGTCACGGGCCGGCTCACCGATGCTGCCGAGAGTGGCGGAGCCCTGCCCATGATCGGCTCCGTCCTCAAGGGGGACTCGCCGCTGAAAGCCTTCGTCACTCAGAAGGCAAAAGGCGTCAAGGACAGCGTCGTGGACAAAGCCAAGGAAGCTTTTGGAGGTGGAAAGGGGAAGGGGAAGGGCGGCGGCGGCAAGTCGATGAACATCATCGAGGTTCTCGATGTGGGAGTCCCCCTGCGCACCGCCTACGACTTCTGGACGCAGTACGACCAGTTCAGCAGTTTCACCAAGGGGGTCCGGAGCGTCTCGATGAGCGACGAGATGGCCAGTGACTGGAAGGTCAAAGTCGGGCCTTCGTCGCGAAGCTTCAAAGCGACCGTACAGGAGCAGATTCCCGACGACCGCATCGTATGGACCTCCGAGGGATCCAAGGGCAGCACCCGCGGAGCCGTCAGCTTCCATGAGCTGGGACCGACGCTGACCCGCATCGTGCTGGTCGTGGAGTACTACCCCTCCGGGTTCTTCGAGAAGACCGGCAACCTGTGGCGCGCTCAGGGCCGTCGAATGCGACTGGACTTCAAACACTTCCAGCGGTACGTCACCCTCACCGACAACGAGCCCGAAGGCTGGCGCGGCGAAATCCGTGACGGCGAGGTCGTCGTGTCCCATGAAGAGGCCATGGAGGAGGAAGAAGCAGCCGAGGACGAGACAGAGGACGCGCAGGACGACAACGGCTACGAGGACAACGAGGAGGAGGGAGAGGAAGAGGAGGGAGAGGAAGACGAGGAAGAGGAAGACGAGGACGGTGAGTGGGAGGACGAAGAGGAACCTGCCGACGAGGAGCGAGAGGACTGA
- a CDS encoding gas vesicle protein, which produces MTDVDFRQGSQPVAGPQTTNLADILERVLDKGIVIAGDIKIDLLDIELLTIRLRLFVASVDTAKKAGIDWWESDPALSSRASRSALQVENRQLRERLEALESKVDDTSSLQRTKEKRGT; this is translated from the coding sequence GTGACCGACGTCGACTTCAGACAAGGCTCCCAGCCCGTCGCAGGGCCGCAGACCACCAACCTCGCCGACATTCTTGAGCGCGTCCTCGACAAGGGGATCGTCATCGCCGGTGACATCAAGATCGACCTTCTCGACATCGAGCTGTTGACCATCCGGCTCCGTCTGTTCGTGGCATCCGTGGACACGGCGAAGAAGGCCGGTATCGACTGGTGGGAGAGCGACCCGGCGCTGAGCTCCCGCGCGTCCCGCAGCGCCTTGCAGGTCGAGAACCGTCAGCTGCGTGAGCGCCTGGAGGCGCTCGAATCGAAGGTGGACGACACCTCGTCCCTGCAACGGACCAAGGAGAAACGAGGCACATGA
- a CDS encoding GvpL/GvpF family gas vesicle protein, with the protein MKKQVPDSAGAVATYVFAVCRAPEPATVTGLPGLTDEAPVRTLPFGTLTAVVQHVPAADFSDEAWQERLSDLHELERCARAHHDVVSAVAAGGPTIPLPLATLYRGDESARRTLESEADRFHAVLKRIENHAEWGVKVYAPSAPSGGKDTVSPTTSPADSAPPAPGAGLAYLDRKRGIQQRRERQQEDTLRIADEVDAGLRTLATAFRRLRPHGQEPAGDRRLQILNATYLVAEHRVHELGGLAQTLRQRTGAEIEVSGPWVPYSFVGEV; encoded by the coding sequence ATGAAGAAGCAGGTCCCCGACTCCGCCGGCGCCGTGGCCACTTATGTCTTCGCTGTCTGCCGGGCCCCGGAACCGGCCACGGTGACGGGGCTGCCCGGCCTCACTGACGAAGCGCCCGTACGTACTCTGCCGTTCGGCACACTCACCGCCGTTGTCCAGCACGTGCCCGCTGCCGACTTCAGCGACGAGGCATGGCAGGAACGCCTCTCGGACCTCCATGAACTCGAGCGATGTGCACGCGCGCACCATGACGTGGTTTCCGCCGTTGCCGCCGGCGGCCCCACGATTCCCCTTCCTCTGGCCACGTTGTATCGCGGCGACGAGAGCGCACGGCGAACGCTGGAGAGCGAGGCGGACCGATTCCACGCTGTTCTGAAGCGCATCGAGAACCATGCCGAATGGGGGGTGAAGGTGTACGCCCCCAGCGCCCCGTCAGGCGGGAAGGACACCGTGAGCCCCACCACCTCGCCTGCTGATTCCGCACCCCCGGCCCCGGGTGCCGGACTCGCCTATCTGGACCGCAAGCGAGGTATCCAGCAACGGCGCGAACGACAGCAAGAAGATACGCTGCGCATCGCGGACGAAGTGGATGCCGGACTCCGGACCCTGGCGACCGCGTTCCGCAGGCTGCGGCCACACGGCCAGGAGCCGGCGGGCGATCGGCGCCTTCAGATCCTCAACGCCACCTACCTCGTGGCCGAGCACCGGGTTCACGAACTCGGCGGGCTGGCGCAGACGCTGCGGCAGCGTACCGGGGCAGAGATCGAAGTCTCAGGGCCCTGGGTACCGTACTCCTTCGTCGGCGAGGTGTAG
- a CDS encoding gas vesicle protein: MTHEVVPWDTPGPLSGPIGVPLVDLLDRVLATGVVISGDLVIAIADVPLVRLSLHALLSSVNERVPAPWADGGPL; encoded by the coding sequence ATGACGCACGAGGTGGTGCCCTGGGATACTCCGGGGCCCTTGTCGGGGCCCATCGGAGTCCCGCTCGTCGACCTTCTGGACCGCGTACTGGCCACTGGCGTGGTCATCAGTGGCGATCTGGTCATCGCGATCGCCGACGTTCCACTGGTGCGGCTGTCCCTGCATGCTCTGCTGTCGTCCGTCAACGAGCGAGTTCCCGCACCCTGGGCGGACGGGGGCCCTCTATGA
- a CDS encoding gas vesicle protein K, giving the protein MTAGRLDVDRDQMGRDLVTLVLTVVELLRQLMESQALRRVEQGDLTDEQVDEIGTTLMLLEQRMTELCDQHGVRPEDLNLDLGPLGTLLPRS; this is encoded by the coding sequence ATGACGGCCGGCCGACTCGACGTGGACCGTGACCAGATGGGGCGTGACCTGGTCACGCTCGTCCTGACCGTGGTGGAGCTGCTCAGACAGCTGATGGAAAGCCAGGCACTCCGGCGGGTCGAGCAGGGCGATCTCACGGACGAACAGGTCGACGAGATCGGTACCACGCTCATGCTGCTCGAGCAGCGTATGACCGAACTCTGCGACCAGCACGGTGTGCGTCCGGAAGACCTCAACCTCGACCTCGGACCGCTTGGAACCCTGCTGCCGCGCAGCTGA
- a CDS encoding SRPBCC family protein, giving the protein MSTVKETVEVEVPVRIAYNQWTQFEEFPNFMEGVEEVTQLDDRHNHWTTKIGGVRREFETEIIDQLPDERIAWRTTGGDTKQMGMVRFQRLDDTHTKVELVMDVESSGAAETAADATGMIDRRVKGDMRRFKEFIEHRGGETGSWRGRIQPG; this is encoded by the coding sequence GTGAGCACGGTGAAGGAGACGGTCGAGGTCGAGGTCCCCGTCCGCATCGCCTACAACCAGTGGACGCAGTTCGAGGAGTTCCCGAACTTCATGGAGGGAGTTGAGGAGGTCACACAGCTCGACGACCGCCACAACCACTGGACCACGAAGATCGGTGGGGTACGCCGAGAGTTCGAGACCGAGATCATCGACCAGCTCCCCGACGAGCGGATCGCCTGGCGTACCACCGGCGGCGACACCAAGCAGATGGGCATGGTCCGTTTCCAGCGCCTGGACGACACGCACACAAAGGTGGAGCTGGTGATGGATGTGGAGTCCAGTGGGGCCGCCGAGACGGCCGCTGACGCGACGGGAATGATCGACCGGCGCGTCAAGGGCGACATGCGACGCTTCAAGGAGTTCATCGAGCACCGCGGCGGCGAAACCGGATCGTGGCGCGGCCGTATCCAGCCCGGATAA
- a CDS encoding ABC transporter substrate-binding protein — protein MNGQALPAHAQAQAQAEAEAEAAQAHARARGEASPRPAGRGVARRLRCLSVLPLLAGLLTSCESAESGPVTLNWYNFPDDSGALADAASNCTRASGGRYRIAYNKLPRGADGQRQQLVRRLAAHDGTLDILGLDVTWAAEFAEAEWILPWTGRNRRSATEGTLEVPLRTATWKGRLYAVPYNTNTQLLWYRSDLVPKPPKTWAEMLGMARELAKEGKPHYVEIQGAQYEGLTVWFNTLVESAGGSILNAAATAPSLGPPAVQAATIMHDLATSPAADPSLSNQMEDQNRLAMESGNAAFELNYPFVYPSMKANQPELFKSFRWAPYPGVDPGRPSKPTIGGIDLAVGAYSRHPDLAFEAALCLRNRQNQMAAALKGGLPPTLRALYSDKALAKSYPFASEVLSALENASVRPQTPAYQNVSIAISHTLSPPSGIQPRSDIENIGSQIEDALQSKGLIP, from the coding sequence GTGAACGGACAGGCCCTCCCGGCACATGCACAGGCCCAGGCCCAGGCAGAGGCAGAGGCAGAGGCAGCACAGGCACACGCGCGGGCACGCGGAGAAGCATCGCCGCGCCCCGCCGGCCGTGGCGTCGCGCGGCGGCTGCGGTGCCTCTCCGTGCTGCCCCTGCTGGCCGGGCTGCTGACCTCCTGCGAGTCGGCTGAATCCGGCCCGGTCACCCTGAACTGGTACAACTTCCCCGACGACTCAGGTGCTCTGGCCGACGCAGCGAGCAACTGCACCCGCGCCTCGGGCGGGAGGTACCGCATTGCGTACAACAAACTGCCGCGCGGCGCCGACGGCCAGCGTCAACAGCTCGTCCGCCGGCTCGCCGCGCACGACGGCACCCTCGACATCCTGGGCCTCGACGTCACCTGGGCTGCGGAGTTCGCCGAGGCCGAATGGATCCTGCCGTGGACCGGACGCAACCGCCGGAGCGCCACCGAGGGCACCCTCGAAGTGCCGCTGCGGACGGCGACGTGGAAGGGCAGGCTGTATGCCGTCCCGTACAACACCAACACCCAGTTGCTGTGGTACCGAAGCGACCTCGTGCCCAAGCCCCCCAAGACGTGGGCCGAGATGCTGGGCATGGCACGCGAACTCGCCAAGGAGGGCAAGCCCCACTACGTCGAGATCCAGGGCGCCCAGTACGAGGGGCTGACGGTCTGGTTCAACACGCTCGTGGAGAGCGCCGGCGGCTCCATCCTCAACGCCGCAGCCACGGCCCCCTCGCTCGGTCCGCCCGCGGTCCAGGCGGCCACGATCATGCACGACCTGGCCACCTCACCCGCCGCGGACCCCTCCCTGTCCAACCAGATGGAGGATCAGAACAGGCTGGCCATGGAGTCGGGAAACGCCGCCTTCGAGCTGAACTACCCGTTCGTCTATCCGTCGATGAAGGCGAACCAGCCCGAGCTGTTCAAGAGCTTCCGCTGGGCGCCGTACCCCGGAGTGGACCCGGGCAGGCCCTCGAAACCCACCATCGGCGGCATCGACCTCGCCGTCGGCGCCTATTCGCGCCACCCCGACCTCGCGTTCGAAGCCGCGCTGTGCCTGCGCAATCGTCAGAACCAGATGGCCGCGGCGCTCAAGGGTGGACTGCCACCCACCCTGCGCGCGCTCTACTCCGACAAGGCACTCGCCAAGAGCTATCCGTTCGCCTCCGAAGTGCTCTCGGCCCTGGAGAACGCCAGCGTCCGCCCCCAGACCCCCGCCTACCAGAATGTGTCCATCGCGATCTCGCACACGCTCTCCCCGCCCTCGGGGATCCAGCCTCGGAGCGACATCGAGAACATCGGCAGCCAGATCGAGGACGCTCTCCAGTCCAAGGGGCTGATCCCGTGA
- a CDS encoding carbohydrate ABC transporter permease gives MLSEGARQERRLGWLLCAPAVVVMLAVTAYPIGYAIYLSLQRYDLRFPNQARFVGLSNYAAVLSSEFWWEAFWVTVLITVVSVVVELVLGFALALVMHRTIFGRGTVRTAILVPYGIVTVVAAYSWQYAWTPDTGYLAALLPTGDAPLTEQWPAIGLIILAEVWKTTPFMALLLLAGLALVPEETLRAAMVDGASAWQRFALVTVPLMKPAILVALLFRTLDAFRVFDNIYVLTSGAHGTGSVSILGYDNLFTALNLGIGSAISVLIFLCVGVIAFAFITLFGAAAPGSQEAGR, from the coding sequence GTGCTGTCCGAGGGCGCACGGCAGGAGCGACGACTGGGCTGGCTGCTGTGCGCGCCCGCGGTGGTCGTCATGCTCGCCGTCACCGCATACCCCATCGGCTACGCGATCTATCTGTCCCTGCAGCGCTACGACCTTCGCTTCCCGAACCAGGCGCGCTTCGTGGGCCTGAGTAACTACGCCGCGGTGCTCTCCTCCGAATTCTGGTGGGAGGCGTTCTGGGTCACCGTGCTCATCACCGTCGTCTCCGTGGTCGTGGAACTCGTCCTCGGCTTCGCCTTGGCGCTGGTCATGCACCGCACGATTTTCGGCCGCGGCACAGTGCGTACCGCGATCCTCGTCCCGTACGGCATCGTCACCGTGGTCGCCGCCTATTCCTGGCAGTACGCCTGGACCCCGGACACCGGCTACCTCGCCGCACTCCTGCCGACCGGGGATGCCCCGCTGACCGAGCAGTGGCCGGCCATCGGGCTGATCATCCTGGCCGAGGTCTGGAAGACCACCCCCTTCATGGCACTTCTGCTGCTGGCCGGACTCGCCCTGGTGCCCGAGGAGACGCTGCGCGCCGCCATGGTCGACGGTGCGTCCGCCTGGCAGCGCTTCGCTCTGGTGACGGTGCCGCTGATGAAGCCGGCCATCCTGGTGGCGCTGCTGTTCCGCACCCTGGACGCCTTCCGGGTCTTCGACAACATCTACGTACTGACCTCGGGTGCGCACGGCACCGGCTCGGTGTCGATCCTCGGCTACGACAACCTGTTCACCGCGCTCAACCTCGGCATCGGATCGGCGATCTCCGTGCTCATTTTCCTTTGCGTCGGCGTGATCGCCTTCGCCTTCATCACACTCTTCGGGGCTGCCGCACCCGGCTCACAGGAGGCGGGACGCTGA
- a CDS encoding carbohydrate ABC transporter permease — protein sequence MAGAGKRHLTGWAVTNIVVIAYALFPVWWIAALSFKDPSTLTDGNFVPEKWTLENYRGIFQTSEFTRALINSIGIALIATVIAVVLGTMAAYAVARLRFPGKRLLIGMSLLIAMFPPISLVSPLFNIERILGIFDTWPGLIIPYMTFSLPLAIYTLSAFFREIPWDLEKAAKVDGATPAQAFRLVIAPLAAPGVFTTAILVFIFCWNDFLFAISLTSTTAARTVPAAIAFFTGSSQFQQPTGSIAAAAVVITIPIIVFVLLFQRRIVAGLTSGAVKG from the coding sequence ATGGCCGGCGCAGGCAAGAGGCACCTCACCGGCTGGGCCGTCACCAACATCGTGGTGATCGCCTATGCCCTGTTCCCGGTCTGGTGGATCGCAGCCCTGTCGTTCAAGGACCCGAGCACCCTCACCGACGGAAATTTCGTCCCGGAGAAGTGGACGCTGGAGAACTACCGGGGCATCTTCCAGACATCGGAGTTCACCCGCGCCCTGATCAACTCGATCGGTATCGCCCTGATCGCCACAGTGATTGCCGTCGTACTGGGGACCATGGCCGCCTACGCCGTGGCGAGACTGCGCTTCCCCGGCAAGAGGCTACTGATCGGCATGTCCCTGCTGATCGCGATGTTCCCGCCGATCTCCCTCGTGTCCCCGCTGTTCAACATCGAGCGCATCCTGGGCATCTTCGACACCTGGCCGGGGTTGATCATCCCGTACATGACCTTCTCCCTCCCGCTGGCGATCTACACCCTCTCGGCCTTCTTCCGGGAGATCCCGTGGGATCTGGAGAAGGCGGCCAAGGTCGACGGAGCGACGCCCGCCCAGGCCTTCCGGCTGGTGATCGCGCCGCTGGCCGCGCCGGGCGTGTTCACCACCGCGATCCTCGTCTTCATCTTCTGCTGGAACGACTTCCTGTTCGCGATCTCCCTGACCTCGACAACCGCGGCCCGCACAGTGCCGGCGGCCATCGCGTTCTTCACCGGGAGCAGCCAGTTCCAGCAGCCCACCGGTTCGATCGCCGCCGCCGCGGTAGTGATCACCATTCCGATCATCGTCTTCGTGCTGCTGTTCCAGCGGCGCATCGTCGCCGGACTGACGTCCGGGGCCGTCAAGGGCTGA